A section of the Nitrospirota bacterium genome encodes:
- the thiE gene encoding thiamine phosphate synthase, which yields MMYLGGLCVITDRSSCRISYEEMVLRTLRAGAGWVQYRDKISAKRTVYEEAVRLRNIARDFEAVFIVNDYPDIAHAADADGVHLGQDDLPLREARKIVGRKKIVGISTHNLNEAIEAERNGADYIGVGPVFQTGTKDAGLPKGTALIREIKRQIHLPVVAIGGINLDNIMSVMQEKADAVAVASAILSGNIEDNTRKFLEMIKSFRIAHHS from the coding sequence ATGATGTACCTTGGCGGTCTGTGCGTTATTACCGATCGCAGTTCTTGCAGGATTTCCTATGAAGAGATGGTTCTCAGAACGCTGAGAGCCGGTGCAGGATGGGTGCAGTACCGGGACAAGATAAGTGCAAAAAGGACCGTGTATGAGGAAGCTGTCAGACTCCGGAACATCGCGAGGGATTTCGAAGCTGTCTTCATTGTGAACGATTATCCTGACATTGCTCATGCTGCCGACGCGGACGGAGTACATTTGGGGCAGGATGACCTTCCTCTCAGGGAGGCCCGTAAAATCGTGGGCAGAAAGAAAATAGTAGGGATCTCGACGCACAACCTGAATGAGGCAATAGAGGCAGAAAGAAACGGTGCAGACTATATCGGGGTCGGCCCGGTATTTCAGACAGGGACAAAGGACGCCGGCCTCCCGAAGGGAACTGCCCTGATCCGGGAGATCAAGAGGCAGATACACCTCCCTGTCGTAGCAATCGGCGGGATAAATCTGGACAATATCATGTCAGTCATGCAGGAAAAAGCAGATGCGGTTGCGGTTGCGTCTGCCATACTCAGCGGCAATATTGAAGACAACACACGAAAATTTCTGGAAATGATAAAATCTTTCAGAATTGCGCATCATTCCTGA
- a CDS encoding ATP-dependent 6-phosphofructokinase, which yields MKIAVNTGGGDAPGLNAVIRGIVLAAYKKGWEVFGITYGYQGLIDTKQIIRLTPEYVWDITNIGGTILGSASKGDPFHYPSKIHGGPVAETDISDLVVSNFRALGFDALIAIGGDGSLRIANEFIKKGLQIIGVPKTIDNDISSTEVTFGFDTAVNTATEAIDKLHTTAKSHDRVMVVEVMGRFVGWIALNSGISGSADVILIPEIPFDIEKVCKKIRQLALIGQDYAIVVVAEGAKPVGGDITVVEGKKPGSEVRLGGIGKKVAEEISKRTGKETRDILLGHLQRGGAPTTFDRLLSLRFGAAAVRFVEEKKFGTMAALRSTEIVSVPIEEAIGQMKSVPQDSDIILTARSLGICFGD from the coding sequence ATGAAGATAGCTGTGAATACCGGAGGCGGAGATGCACCTGGACTGAATGCGGTTATCAGAGGCATCGTACTCGCGGCCTATAAAAAGGGATGGGAAGTTTTTGGAATCACTTACGGGTATCAGGGCCTCATTGATACGAAGCAGATTATCCGTCTCACCCCTGAATATGTCTGGGATATCACGAATATCGGGGGAACTATTCTCGGTTCCGCAAGCAAGGGAGACCCCTTTCACTATCCTTCAAAGATCCATGGCGGACCTGTCGCAGAGACCGATATCTCTGATCTGGTGGTTTCAAACTTCAGGGCGCTGGGGTTTGATGCACTTATTGCGATCGGCGGAGACGGGAGTCTGCGCATTGCAAACGAGTTTATCAAAAAAGGCCTGCAGATCATCGGCGTACCAAAGACCATTGATAATGACATCAGCTCTACGGAGGTTACATTCGGCTTTGATACCGCGGTCAATACCGCAACAGAAGCAATTGACAAGCTTCATACCACGGCAAAGTCCCACGACAGGGTAATGGTAGTCGAGGTCATGGGCAGATTCGTGGGATGGATAGCACTGAATTCCGGAATCTCCGGTTCTGCTGATGTCATCCTTATTCCCGAGATACCGTTCGATATTGAGAAGGTCTGCAAAAAGATACGGCAGCTTGCCCTCATCGGACAGGACTATGCGATCGTTGTGGTTGCCGAAGGTGCAAAGCCTGTCGGTGGAGACATCACTGTTGTCGAAGGGAAAAAGCCCGGAAGTGAAGTAAGGCTCGGGGGGATAGGGAAAAAAGTAGCGGAAGAAATCAGCAAAAGAACGGGAAAGGAAACACGGGACATTCTTCTCGGCCATCTGCAGCGAGGCGGAGCCCCCACTACCTTTGACAGACTGCTCTCACTGAGATTCGGTGCCGCCGCGGTAAGATTTGTCGAGGAGAAGAAATTCGGAACGATGGCGGCACTCCGTTCAACAGAAATCGTGAGCGTCCCAATCGAAGAAGCAATCGGCCAGATGAAATCCGTGCCCCAGGATTCCGATATTATCCTTACGGCAAGATCACTCGGCATATGCTTTGGTGACTAA
- a CDS encoding branched-chain amino acid ABC transporter substrate-binding protein: MMKKVILLFILISAISFGCQKNQDVIRIGIAGPMTGDQAKMGMDFKNGASLAVEEWNSRGGVLGKKIELMISDDQHDPKQAVSVANKMVNEGVVGVIGHFNSSCSIPASDVYNRAGIPMITPGSTNPRLTEKGYRGVFRVCGRDDQQGKVGAEFVTNVLKLKTVAILHDKTTYGQGLADEFRNFLGDNVRVAYYGGIVQGDKDFKMVLTAIKSNTPDMIFFGGIYPEAGLLVKQAMELGLVTKFMSGDGTIDPKFIEIAGKAASEGTFLTFSPDPNHIPSAKGFIENYRAKYGDIGPYSIYAYDTANILLSAIKEANSAEGKAIIDKLHTMQFNVALGSISFDEKGDVTTSPYVVWITRNGKFEEYWKP; encoded by the coding sequence ATGATGAAAAAGGTGATTCTCTTATTCATACTGATCAGTGCAATATCATTCGGCTGTCAGAAAAATCAGGATGTGATAAGAATAGGTATCGCCGGACCGATGACGGGGGATCAGGCAAAAATGGGCATGGATTTTAAAAACGGTGCTTCACTTGCTGTTGAGGAATGGAACAGCAGAGGGGGAGTTCTCGGGAAAAAAATAGAACTGATGATAAGTGACGACCAGCATGACCCGAAACAGGCCGTCTCTGTTGCCAACAAGATGGTCAATGAAGGTGTCGTGGGTGTTATCGGGCATTTCAATTCCAGCTGCTCTATACCGGCTTCTGATGTATATAATCGGGCAGGTATACCCATGATCACCCCCGGGTCAACCAATCCCAGGCTTACTGAAAAAGGATATCGTGGCGTATTCAGGGTATGCGGCAGGGATGACCAGCAGGGCAAAGTCGGCGCAGAGTTTGTGACGAATGTGCTGAAACTGAAAACAGTCGCTATCCTCCACGACAAGACAACCTACGGTCAGGGGCTTGCAGATGAGTTCAGGAATTTTCTCGGGGACAACGTCAGAGTGGCATATTACGGAGGGATTGTCCAGGGAGACAAGGACTTCAAAATGGTACTGACAGCGATCAAAAGCAATACGCCCGACATGATCTTTTTCGGCGGGATATACCCTGAAGCAGGGCTTCTTGTGAAACAGGCAATGGAGCTCGGGCTTGTTACAAAATTCATGAGCGGTGACGGGACAATTGATCCGAAGTTCATCGAGATCGCGGGCAAAGCCGCTTCAGAAGGGACTTTTCTCACATTCAGCCCGGATCCCAATCATATCCCCTCAGCAAAAGGGTTCATCGAGAATTACCGTGCAAAATACGGCGATATCGGCCCATACTCAATTTATGCATACGACACCGCAAATATCCTGCTGAGCGCTATTAAGGAGGCAAATTCAGCGGAGGGAAAGGCCATCATCGACAAACTGCATACCATGCAATTCAATGTTGCGCTGGGCAGCATTTCGTTTGATGAGAAGGGTGATGTGACCACGTCACCGTATGTGGTATGGATCACAAGAAACGGAAAGTTCGAGGAATACTGGAAACCGTAA
- the efp gene encoding elongation factor P, whose amino-acid sequence MISTSDFRKGLKVEFKGEPCEITDFQHVKMGRGGAIVRTKLKKLKTGAVLEETFRSGEKLEKAELEEKTMQYLYAQNDQYFFMDMETYDQIPLSSDQLGETKIFLKENMTVKILYHRGNPLSVEVPTFVELVVSNTAPAGFKGDTASGGGKPATLETGAVVKVPFHINEGDTVRIDTRTSEYIERVK is encoded by the coding sequence TTGATTTCTACGAGCGATTTCAGGAAAGGGCTCAAGGTGGAGTTTAAAGGCGAACCCTGTGAGATAACAGACTTCCAGCACGTGAAGATGGGAAGGGGCGGAGCCATTGTAAGAACAAAGCTTAAAAAGCTCAAAACCGGCGCGGTTCTTGAAGAAACCTTCCGGTCAGGCGAGAAACTCGAAAAGGCCGAACTCGAAGAAAAGACAATGCAGTACCTTTATGCCCAGAACGACCAGTATTTCTTCATGGATATGGAAACATATGACCAGATCCCCCTCTCATCTGACCAGCTCGGGGAAACAAAAATTTTTCTCAAGGAAAACATGACGGTCAAAATCCTCTATCACAGGGGGAATCCGTTAAGCGTTGAAGTCCCGACATTTGTCGAGCTTGTCGTTTCAAATACCGCCCCCGCCGGATTCAAGGGTGATACGGCTTCAGGCGGCGGGAAACCCGCAACACTCGAAACCGGAGCTGTGGTAAAGGTGCCTTTTCATATCAATGAGGGTGATACTGTCAGGATTGACACCCGGACATCGGAATATATAGAAAGGGTCAAATGA
- a CDS encoding AMP-binding protein, giving the protein MLLHQHFVKIAKRYGNKLAFIDRTSEKRVTYNKALIASLILADKLRKYNEDFIGIMIPTSAGCALSVLGTLMSGNTPVMINYSTGAANNARYAQKKCGFKTIITSKALLEKINCPVVEGMVFLEDIMESISTTEKLKAAFIAKMPVPLILKIIHAGNEDDNVVILFTSGSEKDPKAVQLTHRNIATNIGSFSRVMKMYDTDVMLANLPYFHVFGLTVNLWTPLYFGMTIVAFANPLDYKMICTIMREEKPTVMVGTPSFLWGYLRKSDPGDFSTIRLIVSGADKCPDVLRKEFLEKHGITLYEGYGATETSPVISVNTPEHNKPGSVGKVLPDVKVHIENYETGEQCKPEEVGRILVKGDLVMKGYLDDFEETSMRIRHGWYDTGDMGYLDKDGFLWHSGRLKRFIKIGGEMVSMVKVEDVLQKLLPGNVSCSVVEVPDALKGAKIVAAVTQKVDEKKILKQMAEHLPNIALPKQFVVIEELPKMGSGKIDFRSVTEIVNTILREKPPKPSQSAQQTQPAQPAAHPAQPVKKK; this is encoded by the coding sequence ATGCTGCTCCATCAGCATTTTGTAAAGATTGCCAAGAGGTACGGCAATAAACTGGCTTTTATTGACCGTACCTCTGAGAAAAGGGTCACCTACAACAAGGCGCTGATTGCTTCACTGATTCTCGCCGACAAGCTGAGGAAGTATAATGAGGATTTCATCGGCATCATGATACCCACTTCAGCAGGATGTGCCCTCTCAGTGCTCGGAACCCTTATGAGCGGCAATACGCCGGTCATGATCAATTACTCGACCGGTGCAGCCAATAACGCCAGATACGCACAGAAGAAGTGCGGGTTCAAAACAATCATCACCTCGAAGGCGCTTCTTGAAAAGATCAACTGCCCTGTTGTGGAGGGAATGGTGTTCCTCGAGGATATCATGGAGAGCATCTCCACGACAGAAAAACTCAAGGCCGCCTTTATCGCAAAAATGCCTGTTCCCCTGATCCTCAAGATCATACATGCGGGGAATGAAGACGATAACGTCGTCATTCTCTTTACGAGCGGGAGCGAAAAAGATCCGAAGGCGGTGCAGCTGACTCACCGCAACATCGCCACAAACATCGGAAGCTTCAGCAGGGTGATGAAGATGTACGATACGGACGTCATGCTCGCGAATCTTCCCTATTTCCATGTCTTCGGGCTTACCGTGAATCTCTGGACCCCGCTGTATTTCGGCATGACGATTGTCGCATTCGCAAACCCCCTTGATTATAAAATGATCTGCACCATTATGCGGGAAGAGAAACCCACGGTCATGGTCGGCACCCCGAGTTTCCTCTGGGGCTACCTTCGCAAGTCTGACCCGGGAGATTTCTCAACCATCCGTCTTATTGTGAGCGGAGCTGACAAGTGTCCTGATGTGCTGAGAAAGGAATTTCTCGAAAAACATGGCATTACCCTTTATGAGGGATATGGAGCTACCGAGACCTCACCGGTCATTTCGGTGAATACCCCGGAACACAACAAGCCGGGGAGTGTCGGCAAGGTTCTCCCTGACGTGAAGGTGCATATAGAGAACTATGAGACCGGGGAGCAATGCAAGCCTGAAGAGGTGGGACGCATCCTGGTAAAAGGCGACCTCGTAATGAAAGGGTATCTTGATGATTTTGAGGAAACCTCAATGCGCATCAGGCACGGCTGGTATGACACGGGAGACATGGGGTATCTCGACAAAGACGGATTCCTCTGGCATTCGGGAAGACTGAAGAGATTCATAAAGATCGGCGGGGAAATGGTGTCCATGGTGAAGGTCGAAGACGTTCTTCAGAAACTCCTCCCGGGTAATGTGTCCTGTTCTGTGGTGGAAGTGCCTGACGCCCTGAAAGGCGCAAAAATAGTGGCAGCCGTTACCCAGAAGGTGGATGAGAAGAAAATACTCAAGCAGATGGCAGAACACCTTCCCAATATTGCCCTGCCGAAACAGTTTGTGGTCATAGAAGAACTTCCGAAGATGGGAAGCGGAAAGATCGATTTCCGTTCGGTTACCGAGATAGTCAATACCATACTCAGAGAAAAACCCCCTAAACCTTCCCAGTCCGCACAGCAAACACAACCGGCACAACCCGCTGCCCATCCCGCTCAGCCCGTAAAAAAGAAATAG
- a CDS encoding outer membrane protein transport protein codes for MKNRCLSKWRGVVLIAACVLLISAGSASGAGFALIEQGVSGLGNAYAGGAASAEDATTIFFNPAGMVLLKSDQMIFGSHLIMPFADFENQGSTHALQGLTGVPLRGDDDGDAGVAKVVPNFYYSRKVSDRFAVGIGMNVPFGLATEYDKTWVGRYHAIESEVMTVNINPSVAYRINEHWSIGAGISLQYIKATLSNAIDFGTLDAAGAFFPTLGLAPGSLGLIPQLSDGYASLEGDSWGWGYNLGIIHEFTPHTRIGVAYRSSIRHTLEGDVDFSGVPSGLRPYPLFRDGGVEADLDLPDSVSVSFFHQINPQWMVMADWTWTNWRLFEDLIVQYDNNHQPSTITTENWQDSYRYSLGLTYLHDKNWIFRAGTAYDTSAVASSAYRTPRIPDSDRIWTALGFGYRVSDKLSFDCGYAHLFINDPQIYKSATGEDALRGGLRGAFETHVNIISAQLNLTF; via the coding sequence ATGAAAAATCGCTGTCTGTCGAAGTGGAGGGGTGTTGTCCTTATAGCAGCATGCGTGTTACTCATTTCTGCAGGCTCAGCTTCTGGAGCCGGTTTTGCACTTATCGAGCAGGGTGTCAGCGGCCTTGGCAATGCGTATGCCGGAGGAGCTGCAAGCGCTGAAGATGCAACCACAATCTTTTTTAATCCGGCGGGAATGGTTCTCCTGAAGAGCGACCAGATGATCTTCGGATCGCATTTAATCATGCCTTTTGCAGACTTTGAGAACCAGGGGTCTACTCATGCCCTCCAGGGGCTTACCGGCGTTCCGTTGCGCGGTGACGATGACGGAGACGCAGGAGTAGCCAAGGTAGTGCCGAATTTTTATTACAGCAGAAAGGTCTCTGACCGGTTTGCAGTCGGTATAGGCATGAATGTGCCGTTCGGCCTGGCAACAGAATACGATAAGACCTGGGTCGGCCGTTACCATGCTATCGAATCAGAGGTAATGACAGTAAACATCAATCCGTCAGTCGCTTACAGGATAAACGAGCACTGGAGCATTGGTGCCGGGATCAGCCTCCAGTACATTAAGGCAACTCTTTCGAATGCGATCGACTTCGGCACGCTCGATGCCGCCGGGGCCTTTTTCCCCACCCTCGGCCTTGCTCCTGGTTCACTCGGACTGATTCCTCAGCTTTCCGACGGGTATGCCAGCCTTGAAGGTGACAGCTGGGGATGGGGGTATAATCTGGGCATTATCCATGAATTCACGCCGCACACCCGCATCGGTGTCGCATATCGTTCGAGCATCAGGCACACGCTCGAGGGTGACGTTGATTTTTCCGGTGTGCCCTCAGGGCTTCGTCCTTACCCCCTGTTCAGAGATGGCGGCGTGGAGGCTGACCTGGACCTTCCCGACAGTGTATCCGTAAGTTTCTTTCACCAGATCAATCCGCAGTGGATGGTGATGGCTGACTGGACATGGACCAACTGGCGTCTTTTCGAAGACCTGATCGTGCAATATGACAACAACCACCAGCCGAGTACGATTACTACTGAAAACTGGCAGGACAGCTACCGTTATTCACTCGGACTAACCTATCTGCATGACAAAAACTGGATATTCAGAGCAGGCACCGCTTATGACACTTCAGCGGTTGCCAGTTCCGCATATCGTACCCCGCGCATTCCCGACAGTGACCGCATATGGACAGCCCTTGGTTTCGGCTACAGGGTCTCTGACAAGCTGAGTTTTGACTGCGGCTATGCACATCTTTTCATCAATGATCCGCAGATCTATAAGTCAGCCACCGGTGAAGACGCCCTCAGAGGAGGGCTTAGGGGAGCATTTGAGACGCATGTCAATATCATAAGCGCGCAGCTGAATCTGACATTCTGA
- the htpX gene encoding zinc metalloprotease HtpX codes for MNGLKTMALMVTLTLLLVFVGAALGGRSGMTIALVLAFGMNFITYWFSDKIVLKMYRAQQVTEAEAPELFGVVRRLAQKAGLPMPRVYMINEEQPNAFATGRNPKNGAVAVTTGIMRILSREELEGVIAHELAHIKNRDILVGTIAATIAGAISYLAQMAQWAMIFGGGRSDEDGEHGSPIATIVMMIVGPIAALLVQMAISRSREYGADAGGARIAGNPRYLANALKKLQMASQKIPLQANPATSHMFIVNPLRGGGLLKLFSTHPPVEERVARLEAMRNEP; via the coding sequence ATGAACGGATTGAAAACAATGGCATTGATGGTTACATTGACCCTGCTCCTGGTTTTTGTCGGGGCAGCATTAGGAGGAAGATCCGGCATGACAATCGCCCTTGTCTTGGCCTTCGGCATGAATTTCATCACGTACTGGTTCAGCGACAAGATTGTGCTGAAGATGTACCGGGCGCAGCAGGTCACAGAAGCTGAAGCCCCGGAGCTTTTCGGAGTCGTCAGGAGGCTTGCGCAGAAGGCGGGACTGCCGATGCCGAGGGTATACATGATCAACGAAGAACAGCCGAATGCATTTGCCACGGGCAGGAATCCGAAAAACGGCGCGGTTGCTGTGACCACGGGCATCATGCGGATTCTTTCGAGAGAAGAACTGGAGGGTGTCATAGCCCATGAACTGGCGCATATCAAAAACCGGGATATTCTTGTCGGGACAATTGCGGCAACCATCGCAGGTGCAATCAGCTATCTTGCCCAAATGGCACAATGGGCAATGATATTCGGGGGGGGGAGAAGTGACGAAGACGGAGAGCATGGCAGTCCTATTGCGACCATCGTCATGATGATCGTCGGCCCGATCGCTGCCTTGCTTGTACAAATGGCGATATCCCGCTCAAGAGAATATGGTGCAGATGCGGGTGGTGCGCGGATTGCCGGGAATCCTCGATACCTTGCCAATGCCCTGAAGAAACTGCAAATGGCTTCTCAGAAAATACCCCTGCAGGCGAATCCTGCAACCTCTCACATGTTCATCGTGAACCCGCTGAGAGGAGGAGGGCTTCTCAAACTCTTCAGCACCCATCCTCCTGTGGAAGAGCGGGTGGCACGGCTTGAAGCGATGAGAAATGAACCATGA
- the accB gene encoding acetyl-CoA carboxylase biotin carboxyl carrier protein, with protein MMEFEDLKELIELVKDTDITEIQVEKEGSKVKIKREKIFSSLDMAVHKTPAMREKISAESEDETQRLVTVTSPIVGTFYRSPTPDASPFVEVGMKVSKGQVLCIIEAMKLMNEIESDVDGLVVKILVENGQPVEYGEPLFLIEPL; from the coding sequence ATGATGGAATTTGAGGATTTGAAAGAGCTTATCGAGCTTGTCAAAGACACCGATATTACGGAAATCCAGGTAGAAAAGGAGGGCTCGAAAGTAAAGATCAAGAGAGAAAAAATCTTTTCCTCCCTGGATATGGCGGTACACAAGACACCGGCTATGCGGGAGAAGATAAGCGCCGAGTCAGAGGATGAGACGCAGAGGCTCGTAACCGTTACCTCACCCATTGTAGGCACCTTCTACCGTTCACCAACACCAGATGCTTCACCTTTTGTTGAAGTTGGGATGAAGGTCAGCAAGGGCCAGGTTCTGTGTATCATTGAGGCGATGAAGCTCATGAACGAGATCGAGAGCGATGTTGACGGTCTTGTGGTCAAGATACTGGTAGAAAACGGGCAGCCCGTTGAGTACGGTGAACCGTTGTTTCTCATCGAACCCTTATAA
- the accC gene encoding acetyl-CoA carboxylase biotin carboxylase subunit has product MFKKVLISNRGEIAVRIIRACRELGIKTVAIYSDVDKESLHVKLADESVCIGPANPAQSYLNIPAILSAAEITDADAIHPGYGFLSENYHFAEACMTSGITFIGPTPENIRLGGDKAKARQSMKRKGVPVVSGSDGPVPNEETAMKIAKKIGFPIVLKASAGGGGHGMKIVKEEKNLESAFYLAQREALTAFGNSEIYIEEYIPEMRHIEVQIMADNKGNTIHLNERDCTIQRRHQKLIEESPSPVSSTEKFKKRLGELGVKAARAIKYRNVGTVEFIVDSKSNIYFIEINTRIQVEHPVTEAVTGIDLIKEQIKLAAGFPLAYKQNQIRPSGHAIECRINAEDPERFIPSPGRISLLSVPGGPGVRVDTAIYGGYLIPSHYDSLIAKLIVHGNTREEAITKMKSALDEFIIEGVNTTIPFHKKVMSNPDFISGNFTTNFVEKLHRTGQENT; this is encoded by the coding sequence CTGTTCAAAAAGGTCCTTATTTCAAACCGCGGAGAAATCGCCGTAAGAATTATCCGCGCATGCAGGGAACTCGGCATCAAAACCGTTGCGATATACTCTGATGTTGACAAGGAGTCCCTTCATGTAAAACTGGCCGATGAGTCGGTCTGTATCGGTCCTGCAAATCCGGCACAGAGTTATCTGAATATTCCCGCAATCCTGAGTGCCGCTGAAATTACGGATGCTGATGCCATACATCCGGGATATGGCTTCCTGTCGGAAAATTATCACTTTGCCGAAGCATGCATGACATCGGGGATAACCTTTATCGGTCCGACTCCGGAAAACATCAGACTCGGCGGCGACAAGGCCAAGGCCCGTCAGTCGATGAAGAGGAAAGGCGTTCCTGTGGTCTCAGGCAGTGATGGCCCGGTGCCAAATGAAGAAACCGCAATGAAAATTGCCAAAAAAATAGGGTTCCCGATTGTTCTGAAAGCCTCTGCCGGCGGCGGCGGCCACGGAATGAAAATTGTAAAAGAGGAAAAAAATCTCGAATCGGCATTTTATCTCGCGCAGAGAGAAGCCCTCACCGCATTCGGCAACAGTGAGATCTACATTGAGGAATATATCCCGGAGATGCGGCATATCGAAGTTCAGATCATGGCAGACAACAAAGGCAACACCATACACTTGAATGAGAGGGACTGTACGATACAGAGACGGCACCAGAAACTCATCGAAGAATCTCCCTCACCGGTCTCATCTACGGAAAAGTTCAAGAAAAGACTCGGGGAATTGGGGGTAAAGGCTGCGCGCGCGATAAAGTACAGGAATGTCGGCACCGTGGAGTTTATCGTTGACTCAAAGAGCAACATCTATTTCATTGAGATCAATACCCGCATACAGGTAGAACATCCGGTTACAGAGGCGGTAACCGGGATCGACCTTATCAAAGAGCAGATAAAACTCGCAGCGGGCTTCCCTCTCGCTTACAAGCAGAATCAGATACGGCCTTCAGGCCATGCCATTGAATGCAGGATCAACGCAGAAGATCCGGAACGGTTCATCCCCTCTCCCGGAAGGATATCCCTGCTCTCTGTTCCCGGCGGGCCGGGAGTGAGAGTGGATACCGCAATCTATGGCGGATACCTCATCCCGTCTCATTACGATTCCCTTATTGCGAAACTGATCGTGCATGGAAATACCAGGGAAGAGGCGATCACAAAAATGAAAAGCGCCCTTGATGAGTTTATTATCGAGGGCGTGAACACCACCATTCCTTTCCACAAGAAGGTCATGAGCAACCCTGATTTCATCAGTGGCAATTTCACTACGAATTTCGTAGAGAAACTGCACAGAACCGGGCAAGAAAATACTTAA
- a CDS encoding RluA family pseudouridine synthase: MTIQEMVVQISEAGERLDVFLAARTAITRSQIQKIIEKGHVSVNGRQTARNYRIRAGDTIAIELPVKSNEGLEPEPIPVDILYADEYLVVVNKPAGMVMYPAAGHNQGTLMNAIAYHCPNLASAGGPLRPGVVHRLDKDTSGVIVIALDDNAYYGLVEQFRRRTVGRRYIALVSGALSEEQGEISRRIGRSGSDRKKMSTHARRGKEAVTKWKVLRRLGSVTLIEVKLGTGRTHQIRVHFASIGHPVLGDRTYGKKVEAERGKGAAKITFPRQMLHAAILGFVHPATGKYLEFSSPVPDDMKQKIEELSSFQ; this comes from the coding sequence GTGACTATTCAGGAGATGGTCGTACAGATATCCGAAGCAGGCGAACGCCTGGATGTCTTTCTGGCAGCCAGGACTGCAATTACCCGCTCGCAGATACAGAAAATTATCGAGAAGGGGCATGTCTCTGTCAACGGAAGGCAGACAGCCAGGAACTACAGAATCAGGGCAGGCGACACTATCGCTATTGAACTTCCCGTAAAGAGTAACGAAGGGCTTGAGCCCGAGCCGATTCCTGTAGATATCCTCTATGCAGATGAGTATCTCGTTGTGGTTAACAAGCCCGCAGGAATGGTGATGTATCCTGCCGCAGGTCACAATCAGGGCACACTCATGAACGCGATTGCGTATCATTGCCCGAATCTTGCGTCAGCAGGGGGTCCGTTGAGGCCGGGTGTAGTGCACAGGCTTGATAAGGATACGTCAGGTGTGATAGTTATTGCTCTCGATGATAACGCGTATTATGGCCTTGTTGAGCAGTTCAGGCGGAGGACAGTCGGCCGGAGATATATCGCGCTTGTCTCTGGCGCTCTCTCTGAAGAGCAGGGGGAGATATCGCGCAGGATCGGTCGTTCAGGATCTGACCGGAAAAAAATGTCTACGCATGCAAGACGAGGGAAAGAGGCGGTTACCAAATGGAAGGTGCTCAGGAGGCTCGGGAGCGTGACACTGATTGAGGTGAAGCTGGGAACCGGAAGGACTCATCAGATCAGAGTGCATTTTGCCTCAATCGGACATCCCGTGCTTGGAGACAGGACATATGGAAAAAAGGTTGAAGCCGAGAGAGGGAAAGGAGCAGCAAAAATCACCTTCCCGAGACAGATGCTTCATGCCGCAATTCTGGGGTTCGTCCACCCGGCAACAGGCAAATATCTCGAATTCTCAAGCCCTGTGCCGGATGATATGAAGCAGAAGATAGAGGAATTGAGCAGTTTTCAGTAG
- a CDS encoding nitroreductase family protein: MDILKAVKERRSIRNFQKKMIPDDLIGKLMEALIWAPSAGNLQARKFYFVRKDTVKQRIAAAALNQNFIAEAPLVIVGCTDSRIHQKYGERGVHLYSIQDVAVSIMGMMLVAHEYGLGSVWVGAFREDDVGRILGTPKHLRPVAIVPVGYPAKIPHAPPRVSKKEAVEVIE; encoded by the coding sequence ATGGATATCCTTAAGGCGGTAAAAGAACGCAGGAGCATCCGCAACTTCCAGAAGAAGATGATTCCGGATGACCTGATCGGGAAACTGATGGAAGCCCTGATCTGGGCGCCGAGTGCCGGCAACCTGCAGGCAAGAAAGTTCTATTTCGTCAGAAAGGATACCGTGAAGCAGAGGATTGCCGCAGCTGCGCTTAACCAGAATTTTATTGCTGAGGCCCCGCTTGTGATAGTCGGCTGCACGGACAGCCGGATACATCAGAAATATGGAGAACGCGGGGTTCACCTTTATTCGATTCAGGATGTTGCAGTAAGCATCATGGGCATGATGCTTGTTGCGCATGAGTACGGACTCGGCTCTGTATGGGTTGGTGCATTCCGTGAAGATGATGTGGGCAGGATATTGGGCACGCCAAAACATTTGCGGCCTGTGGCCATTGTTCCTGTTGGGTATCCCGCAAAAATCCCTCATGCTCCCCCGAGAGTGTCAAAAAAAGAAGCAGTGGAGGTAATAGAATGA